In the genome of Podarcis raffonei isolate rPodRaf1 chromosome 17, rPodRaf1.pri, whole genome shotgun sequence, one region contains:
- the LOC128405257 gene encoding T-cell surface glycoprotein CD4-like isoform X2 produces the protein MFHVSEEHYIDATYGQEVTLPCQVDSVNPSVPVIWKYKSEEIIKYQRGHLLKGSSSSSATYSLKNADKGDYSLTMRNGKEGQYTCEAHGKIKTTNLNLWSVKGPSDEYLLEGDITQLELSSSDTSTQVEWFGPNKSKITNKKARWTLQNKDRRLQIKDLKAQEDQGTWECFISRSGLRITHDVKVIGFANSLDGDTRYAAVNSTVVLSCELNIDFQEIPKNILKNPILRWTKDNKTIVEVDLNNFNSSLLQQTIDKVQSEHAGEYKCSIAFTRRKLSKTTRLVVMKVSADRPRLDSKENVSLCCHVSAPDLSKAQLCWNNRRDSPKCETHLPEGKFCYETRSAGEWKCSLMVQGEEKLSMIYFVDEASTVSNSFPLTYIAIGAGVMLLLLIIIGVCVFSCKTVKQKRQRARRMAQARQHLLEKKTCQCHKDLTNDYYHA, from the exons ATGTTTCATGTGAGTGAAGAGCATTACATAGATGCTACTTATGGGCAAGAAGTTACCCTTCCTTGCCAAGTTGATAGCGTTAACCCAAGCGTTCCAGTGATCTGGAAATATAAATCAGAAGAAATAATTAAATATCAGCGTGGACATCTTTTAAAAG GTTCCTCATCATCATCAGCAACATACTCATTAAAGAATGCAGATAAAGGGGATTACTCTTTAACTATGAGAAATGGAAAGGAAGGACAGTATACATGTGAAGCACATGGGAAAATAAAAACTACTAATCTTAACTTGTGGAGCG TAAAAGGACCTTCAGATGAATACCTCCTGGAGGGTGACATTACACAACTGGAACTGTCTTCCTCGGACACGTCTACCCAGGTTGAGTGGTTTGGCCCCAACAAGTCAAAAATAACGAATAAAAAAGCACGATGGACTCTACAAAATAAAGATCGGAGGCTGCAGATAAAGGACCTTAAAGCTCAGGAGGACCAAGGGACCTGGGAATGTTTCATTAGTCGTAGTGGGCTTCGCATCACCCATGATGTCAAAGTGATAG GTTTTGCTAATTCACTGGATGGAGATACGAGGTATGCAGCTGTTAATAGCACAGTTGTCCTTTCATGTGAATTGAACATTGACTTCCAAGAGATTCCAAAGAACATTCTAAAAAACCCAATTTTAAGATGGACGAAGGATAACAAGACCATTGTGGAGGTTGACTTAAACAATTTCAACAGTTCCCTACTTCAGCAAACGATAGACAAGGTCCAGTCTGAGCATGCTGGAGAGTACAAGTGCAGTATTGCATTTACACGGAGGAAACTGAGTAAGACCACCCGCTTGGTAGTGATGAAAG TTTCTGCTGACCGCCCTAGACTGGATTCCAAAGAAAATGTGAGCCTCTGCTGTCATGTCTCTGCTCCTGATCTTTCTAAGGCTCAGCTGTGCTGGAATAATAGGCGTGACTCGCCCAAATGTGAAACTCATCTTCCAGAGGGCAAATTTTGTTATGAGACCAGAAGTGCAGGGGAGTGGAAGTGCAGCCTCATGGTGCAGGGTGAAGAGAAGCTCAGTATGATCTACTTTGTGG ATGAGGCCTCAACTGTGTCCAATTCATTCCCACTGACTTACATAGCCATTGGAGCTGGTGtgatgttgctgctgttgatCATCATAGGAGTGTGTGTGTTCAGTTGCAAAACTGTTAAACAGAAAAGG CAAAGAGCAAGGAGGATGGCTCAGGCCAGGCAGCACCTGCTTGAAAAGAAGACTTGCCAGTGTCATAA GGACCTGACAAATGATTACTACCACGCTTGA
- the LOC128405257 gene encoding T-cell surface glycoprotein CD4-like isoform X3 has product MFHVSEEHYIDATYGQEVTLPCQVDSVNPSVPVIWKYKSEEIIKYQRGHLLKGSSSSSATYSLKNADKGDYSLTMRNGKEGQYTCEAHGKIKTTNLNLWSVKGPSDEYLLEGDITQLELSSSDTSTQVEWFGPNKSKITNKKARWTLQNKDRRLQIKDLKAQEDQGTWECFISRSGLRITHDVKVIGFANSLDGDTRYAAVNSTVVLSCELNIDFQEIPKNILKNPILRWTKDNKTIVEVDLNNFNSSLLQQTIDKVQSEHAGEYKCSIAFTRRKLSKTTRLVVMKVSADRPRLDSKENVSLCCHVSAPDLSKAQLCWNNRRDSPKCETHLPEGKFCYETRSAGEWKCSLMVQGEEKLSMIYFVDEASTVSNSFPLTYIAIGAGVMLLLLIIIGVCVFSCKTVKQKRGPDK; this is encoded by the exons ATGTTTCATGTGAGTGAAGAGCATTACATAGATGCTACTTATGGGCAAGAAGTTACCCTTCCTTGCCAAGTTGATAGCGTTAACCCAAGCGTTCCAGTGATCTGGAAATATAAATCAGAAGAAATAATTAAATATCAGCGTGGACATCTTTTAAAAG GTTCCTCATCATCATCAGCAACATACTCATTAAAGAATGCAGATAAAGGGGATTACTCTTTAACTATGAGAAATGGAAAGGAAGGACAGTATACATGTGAAGCACATGGGAAAATAAAAACTACTAATCTTAACTTGTGGAGCG TAAAAGGACCTTCAGATGAATACCTCCTGGAGGGTGACATTACACAACTGGAACTGTCTTCCTCGGACACGTCTACCCAGGTTGAGTGGTTTGGCCCCAACAAGTCAAAAATAACGAATAAAAAAGCACGATGGACTCTACAAAATAAAGATCGGAGGCTGCAGATAAAGGACCTTAAAGCTCAGGAGGACCAAGGGACCTGGGAATGTTTCATTAGTCGTAGTGGGCTTCGCATCACCCATGATGTCAAAGTGATAG GTTTTGCTAATTCACTGGATGGAGATACGAGGTATGCAGCTGTTAATAGCACAGTTGTCCTTTCATGTGAATTGAACATTGACTTCCAAGAGATTCCAAAGAACATTCTAAAAAACCCAATTTTAAGATGGACGAAGGATAACAAGACCATTGTGGAGGTTGACTTAAACAATTTCAACAGTTCCCTACTTCAGCAAACGATAGACAAGGTCCAGTCTGAGCATGCTGGAGAGTACAAGTGCAGTATTGCATTTACACGGAGGAAACTGAGTAAGACCACCCGCTTGGTAGTGATGAAAG TTTCTGCTGACCGCCCTAGACTGGATTCCAAAGAAAATGTGAGCCTCTGCTGTCATGTCTCTGCTCCTGATCTTTCTAAGGCTCAGCTGTGCTGGAATAATAGGCGTGACTCGCCCAAATGTGAAACTCATCTTCCAGAGGGCAAATTTTGTTATGAGACCAGAAGTGCAGGGGAGTGGAAGTGCAGCCTCATGGTGCAGGGTGAAGAGAAGCTCAGTATGATCTACTTTGTGG ATGAGGCCTCAACTGTGTCCAATTCATTCCCACTGACTTACATAGCCATTGGAGCTGGTGtgatgttgctgctgttgatCATCATAGGAGTGTGTGTGTTCAGTTGCAAAACTGTTAAACAGAAAAGG GGACCTGACAAATGA
- the LOC128405257 gene encoding T-cell surface glycoprotein CD4-like isoform X1 yields the protein MFHVSEEHYIDATYGQEVTLPCQVDSVNPSVPVIWKYKSEEIIKYQRGHLLKGSSSSSATYSLKNADKGDYSLTMRNGKEGQYTCEAHGKIKTTNLNLWSVKGPSDEYLLEGDITQLELSSSDTSTQVEWFGPNKSKITNKKARWTLQNKDRRLQIKDLKAQEDQGTWECFISRSGLRITHDVKVIGFANSLDGDTRYAAVNSTVVLSCELNIDFQEIPKNILKNPILRWTKDNKTIVEVDLNNFNSSLLQQTIDKVQSEHAGEYKCSIAFTRRKLSKTTRLVVMKVSADRPRLDSKENVSLCCHVSAPDLSKAQLCWNNRRDSPKCETHLPEGKFCYETRSAGEWKCSLMVQGEEKLSMIYFVDEASTVSNSFPLTYIAIGAGVMLLLLIIIGVCVFSCKTVKQKRQRARRMAQARQHLLEKKTCQCHKYVPEHSADTLH from the exons ATGTTTCATGTGAGTGAAGAGCATTACATAGATGCTACTTATGGGCAAGAAGTTACCCTTCCTTGCCAAGTTGATAGCGTTAACCCAAGCGTTCCAGTGATCTGGAAATATAAATCAGAAGAAATAATTAAATATCAGCGTGGACATCTTTTAAAAG GTTCCTCATCATCATCAGCAACATACTCATTAAAGAATGCAGATAAAGGGGATTACTCTTTAACTATGAGAAATGGAAAGGAAGGACAGTATACATGTGAAGCACATGGGAAAATAAAAACTACTAATCTTAACTTGTGGAGCG TAAAAGGACCTTCAGATGAATACCTCCTGGAGGGTGACATTACACAACTGGAACTGTCTTCCTCGGACACGTCTACCCAGGTTGAGTGGTTTGGCCCCAACAAGTCAAAAATAACGAATAAAAAAGCACGATGGACTCTACAAAATAAAGATCGGAGGCTGCAGATAAAGGACCTTAAAGCTCAGGAGGACCAAGGGACCTGGGAATGTTTCATTAGTCGTAGTGGGCTTCGCATCACCCATGATGTCAAAGTGATAG GTTTTGCTAATTCACTGGATGGAGATACGAGGTATGCAGCTGTTAATAGCACAGTTGTCCTTTCATGTGAATTGAACATTGACTTCCAAGAGATTCCAAAGAACATTCTAAAAAACCCAATTTTAAGATGGACGAAGGATAACAAGACCATTGTGGAGGTTGACTTAAACAATTTCAACAGTTCCCTACTTCAGCAAACGATAGACAAGGTCCAGTCTGAGCATGCTGGAGAGTACAAGTGCAGTATTGCATTTACACGGAGGAAACTGAGTAAGACCACCCGCTTGGTAGTGATGAAAG TTTCTGCTGACCGCCCTAGACTGGATTCCAAAGAAAATGTGAGCCTCTGCTGTCATGTCTCTGCTCCTGATCTTTCTAAGGCTCAGCTGTGCTGGAATAATAGGCGTGACTCGCCCAAATGTGAAACTCATCTTCCAGAGGGCAAATTTTGTTATGAGACCAGAAGTGCAGGGGAGTGGAAGTGCAGCCTCATGGTGCAGGGTGAAGAGAAGCTCAGTATGATCTACTTTGTGG ATGAGGCCTCAACTGTGTCCAATTCATTCCCACTGACTTACATAGCCATTGGAGCTGGTGtgatgttgctgctgttgatCATCATAGGAGTGTGTGTGTTCAGTTGCAAAACTGTTAAACAGAAAAGG CAAAGAGCAAGGAGGATGGCTCAGGCCAGGCAGCACCTGCTTGAAAAGAAGACTTGCCAGTGTCATAAGTACGTACCAGAGCACTCAGCAGATACCCTGCATTGA